In one window of Hominilimicola fabiformis DNA:
- a CDS encoding S-layer homology domain-containing protein: protein MSKKIVSVILSLCIIVCALPMNILAAPEQNETLTFNGGKTLLLQNDYISFYFYDLQYQTCTATVPRAIAKETGEVFTQDLQAPGCEFNVYTGGGNKKTTYPSVTLQKAEFVSETPNGKNTAIKADYNMDIGLYDIPGTPYGTIIPAKVTVYHELVCLDKKDKTAWGVLTTVGNIQMNSDALFGHDFYFEWWYVINSFTGMGHGETANSPGGPAIKLDRTTVTESGEKTTKSSVVTGKIDDMSTKHVPKGYTSWGDIDGVYVNEIYTDAYPWANPFVGLSDYYDKFDIVYCGDSPLRVSLPQTVTVKPNDFPVLTWVESKSYCGFDIDVNTEMSVGAQYLWGYRNLKTLSEELPTKPDEISSSFSAKRLAVFESNGAITVEYVSDDAALESLKKKYNASPVAQIAGEYKSTNGSSFEFTGGAATLSPSVTATWNENNGGKLIVYKDGRIEQHGVNLNAPSFKFYQLRNGAEDSLKITMSKEGLSFDIEPDKNDAVIFVDIPYATTKLEKATADADGNLVFNGEIGFKTVFDGAEFSLEKLGYGLGEKTVNGKKKYEFKVNGVKAKGSFDTADLMALELAKVEGEVNTFKGEERYAFSLELNAFDLFETEAALALERSNNGTLIPDELWFYVKSSPGIVLVPPVPIGQLNGGGAGFKDLAATVNGNYLAIPPIKLRGALTGTYLHLIEGTGNVIIGPSEISLKATDVNLVGAGTATQIVDSFGYSLKLNGQERSYKGNTYEGIYFGGSKELALNLPSKQIDVITFDSSIELGAFGGVNNSKDYLYLAIGANGTVAGRVQIPKSSPVLAGKGFNVGNINLIVGGQTAFPIRNVTVEEGMKQAFQNVDVYLGVVAEVGGWLASARAWVLVPKIVETDFRKGGGWDIEFKILGYMPEWNWADKGVSPVVSMLAEDSDANFAAVRDENFVLANTGVSRTEISASAGTDEAPYIVLAFDGNLTEEQIKDNLKIFNDSNAELNIDWMTDDSQFNPDEDVSATTIADMEKTNADGKKYRLALLRLKEDGKYIVDAGGLTFTDEKTFSVEPFEKLALTLNDNQISGKVKYAVDNTPYVIRTYFSNEEGGADYMISEQEISDTSNIELSVPASGAIAPTGEYYVTAFLMTKKQADLNGDGKEEDALIAIDNQAFNTKVAYTNVNEPSAPTDVTLQTSGNEVMRAEWNASDNVDGYSVRIYEEKDGEWTDTGFGYDLDKDTTAVDMALTVGGNGVSVNENGDTAESVPAENLLPDKTYKVGVRAYKESENGKYYSKETESTGKFLPKYTPMDIALSMNGNECTADENGVYHAYIGGGDNTLSVSGSDADATFKLTRMDTNDQIPNENGENTFAIPKFEGSLMFKIDGISGKDVTSVFLLINMDKEPPVLTLSSDIFYADNESGEYTITGISDAGSRIIYGDNEEVVAGSDGKFAVSGKLYESQTSSVIMLCAQDFAENTSIPQTALVIKKISNTVTVNDSYAENSGSGEYSEGETVTIKAGERSGYKFSGWTTDDGVQFADSKSAETTFTMPSKAVTITANWTKSSGGSGDGGGNVRYTVSFETNGGNDIASKTVTKNSVIKEPELPIKDGFDFEGWYTDKELKTKYDFTEKVTKNFTLYAKWTEKDNGEWKNPFTDVKENDWFYDSVKYAYENDLMKGISNTEFAPDSEVTRAMFVTVIYRMENEPQTEKCAFTDVESGSYYENAVAWANENGIVSGISEECFAPNEPITREQMAAIIYRYAAFKGYDITTSSNTSYTDNDDISDYAKDAVIWAAEKSVMTGNTDGSFAPKANTTRAQVASVFMRMVENLK, encoded by the coding sequence ATGAGCAAAAAAATAGTGTCGGTGATATTATCACTTTGCATCATAGTTTGCGCGCTGCCGATGAATATTCTTGCGGCGCCCGAGCAAAACGAAACACTTACCTTTAACGGCGGTAAAACGCTTCTTCTGCAAAACGATTACATAAGCTTTTATTTCTACGATTTGCAGTATCAAACCTGTACGGCAACGGTTCCGAGGGCAATCGCAAAGGAAACAGGCGAGGTTTTTACACAGGATCTTCAAGCCCCCGGCTGCGAATTTAATGTTTATACCGGCGGAGGAAATAAGAAGACAACCTATCCGTCTGTCACACTGCAAAAGGCGGAGTTTGTGTCTGAAACGCCGAACGGGAAAAATACCGCAATTAAGGCAGACTACAACATGGACATAGGTCTGTACGATATTCCCGGAACTCCGTACGGCACAATAATACCGGCAAAAGTAACGGTTTATCACGAGCTTGTATGTCTTGACAAAAAGGATAAAACAGCTTGGGGCGTTTTGACAACCGTTGGGAATATACAAATGAACAGCGATGCTTTATTCGGACATGATTTTTACTTTGAGTGGTGGTATGTGATAAACAGTTTCACCGGAATGGGTCACGGTGAAACCGCAAACAGCCCCGGAGGTCCGGCGATTAAGTTGGATCGCACAACAGTAACCGAAAGCGGCGAAAAAACAACGAAAAGTTCGGTTGTAACAGGCAAAATCGATGATATGTCAACGAAGCACGTTCCAAAAGGGTATACCTCGTGGGGAGATATAGACGGCGTTTATGTTAATGAAATTTACACAGACGCATATCCGTGGGCAAATCCGTTTGTCGGTCTGTCCGATTACTACGATAAGTTCGATATTGTGTACTGCGGAGATTCTCCGCTGCGTGTAAGCTTGCCACAGACAGTTACAGTGAAGCCGAACGATTTTCCTGTTCTTACATGGGTGGAAAGCAAAAGCTACTGTGGCTTTGACATTGACGTAAATACGGAAATGTCGGTCGGTGCGCAGTATCTATGGGGTTATCGCAATCTGAAAACGCTGAGCGAGGAGCTTCCGACAAAGCCTGACGAAATATCGTCAAGTTTTTCCGCAAAGCGTCTTGCGGTATTTGAGTCGAACGGTGCAATTACCGTTGAATATGTCTCGGATGACGCTGCACTTGAAAGTTTGAAAAAGAAATATAATGCGTCTCCTGTTGCACAAATAGCCGGCGAGTATAAAAGCACGAACGGTTCTTCTTTTGAATTTACCGGCGGAGCGGCAACGCTTTCTCCGTCTGTGACGGCAACGTGGAACGAAAATAATGGCGGAAAGTTGATTGTTTACAAAGACGGACGAATCGAACAGCACGGCGTTAATTTGAACGCTCCGTCATTCAAATTCTATCAGCTGCGAAACGGTGCGGAAGACTCTTTGAAAATTACAATGTCAAAAGAAGGTCTTTCATTTGATATTGAACCCGACAAAAACGACGCAGTGATTTTTGTCGATATTCCGTATGCAACGACAAAGTTGGAAAAAGCAACCGCAGATGCGGACGGCAACCTTGTTTTTAACGGTGAAATCGGATTCAAAACAGTATTTGACGGTGCTGAATTTTCGCTTGAAAAGTTGGGTTACGGTTTAGGAGAAAAGACAGTAAACGGCAAAAAGAAATATGAATTTAAGGTAAACGGCGTAAAAGCGAAAGGCAGCTTTGATACCGCCGATTTAATGGCGTTGGAACTTGCAAAGGTTGAGGGGGAAGTAAACACATTTAAGGGCGAGGAGCGATATGCGTTCAGTCTTGAACTGAATGCCTTTGACCTTTTTGAAACCGAGGCGGCACTTGCTCTTGAACGCAGCAATAACGGCACTCTTATCCCTGACGAGTTATGGTTTTATGTGAAATCATCACCGGGAATTGTACTTGTTCCGCCTGTTCCGATAGGACAGCTTAACGGCGGCGGTGCCGGTTTTAAGGATCTTGCCGCAACGGTAAATGGCAACTATCTTGCCATTCCTCCTATTAAATTACGCGGTGCATTGACGGGAACATATCTGCATCTTATTGAAGGAACAGGTAACGTTATTATAGGACCGAGTGAGATTTCACTAAAAGCAACTGATGTTAATCTTGTAGGTGCAGGCACGGCAACGCAGATTGTCGACAGCTTCGGCTATTCCTTAAAATTAAACGGACAGGAACGCAGTTATAAAGGTAATACATATGAAGGTATTTATTTCGGAGGCTCAAAGGAGCTTGCATTAAATCTGCCGAGTAAACAGATAGACGTTATAACGTTTGATTCTTCTATTGAATTGGGTGCTTTCGGCGGAGTGAATAACAGCAAAGATTATCTGTATCTTGCAATCGGTGCAAACGGCACGGTTGCAGGCAGAGTGCAGATTCCAAAAAGTAGTCCCGTCCTTGCCGGCAAAGGGTTTAACGTCGGAAATATCAATCTCATCGTAGGCGGTCAGACGGCATTTCCAATCAGAAACGTCACAGTTGAGGAGGGGATGAAGCAAGCCTTCCAAAATGTCGATGTGTACCTCGGCGTGGTGGCTGAGGTAGGAGGTTGGTTAGCCAGCGCTCGTGCATGGGTACTTGTGCCGAAAATCGTAGAGACCGACTTCCGCAAAGGCGGCGGCTGGGATATCGAATTTAAGATTTTAGGCTATATGCCTGAATGGAACTGGGCAGATAAAGGTGTGTCACCGGTTGTAAGTATGCTTGCGGAAGACAGCGATGCGAATTTTGCGGCGGTGCGTGATGAGAACTTTGTGCTTGCAAACACCGGCGTGAGTCGGACGGAAATCTCAGCAAGTGCCGGTACAGACGAAGCACCGTATATTGTACTTGCCTTTGACGGAAATCTAACCGAGGAGCAGATCAAAGACAACCTAAAGATTTTCAATGACAGCAACGCTGAGCTTAATATCGACTGGATGACTGATGACAGTCAGTTTAATCCTGACGAAGATGTCAGCGCGACAACTATTGCAGATATGGAAAAAACAAACGCTGACGGCAAAAAATATCGTCTGGCTCTTCTGCGACTTAAAGAAGACGGAAAGTATATCGTTGATGCAGGCGGGTTGACTTTTACCGATGAAAAGACATTTTCTGTTGAGCCGTTTGAGAAGTTGGCACTGACACTGAATGACAATCAAATTTCCGGTAAGGTGAAGTATGCCGTGGATAACACGCCTTACGTTATCCGCACTTATTTTTCAAACGAAGAGGGCGGAGCGGACTATATGATTTCAGAACAGGAAATCAGTGATACCTCAAATATTGAACTTTCCGTTCCTGCATCGGGTGCGATAGCACCGACAGGTGAATATTATGTAACAGCCTTTCTTATGACGAAAAAGCAAGCAGATCTTAACGGTGACGGTAAGGAAGAAGACGCGCTTATTGCTATTGATAATCAAGCGTTTAATACAAAAGTTGCATATACCAATGTAAACGAACCGTCCGCACCGACAGATGTTACTCTGCAAACGTCAGGAAATGAGGTAATGCGTGCGGAGTGGAATGCGTCAGACAATGTTGACGGTTATAGTGTGAGAATTTATGAGGAAAAAGACGGCGAATGGACAGACACAGGATTTGGATATGATTTGGATAAAGACACGACAGCAGTTGATATGGCACTAACTGTCGGAGGAAACGGCGTTAGTGTAAACGAAAACGGAGATACTGCGGAGTCTGTTCCTGCCGAGAATTTGTTGCCTGATAAGACATATAAAGTCGGTGTTCGTGCATACAAAGAATCGGAAAACGGAAAGTATTACAGTAAGGAAACCGAATCCACAGGCAAATTTCTTCCTAAATATACGCCTATGGATATAGCACTTTCGATGAACGGTAACGAATGCACTGCCGATGAAAACGGCGTTTATCACGCATATATCGGCGGCGGTGACAATACTTTGTCTGTAAGCGGATCGGACGCTGATGCGACATTTAAGCTGACAAGAATGGATACAAATGACCAAATACCAAACGAAAACGGTGAAAACACCTTTGCAATTCCGAAATTTGAGGGAAGTTTGATGTTTAAGATTGACGGTATTTCCGGCAAGGATGTAACAAGTGTATTCCTACTTATTAATATGGATAAAGAACCGCCTGTTCTGACGCTTTCATCTGATATATTTTATGCAGACAATGAAAGCGGCGAATATACGATAACAGGAATATCAGATGCTGGTAGCAGAATTATATACGGCGATAATGAAGAAGTTGTTGCAGGCAGTGACGGTAAGTTCGCTGTTTCGGGAAAACTTTATGAAAGTCAAACAAGCAGTGTTATTATGCTTTGTGCACAGGATTTTGCCGAAAATACATCAATACCGCAGACTGCACTTGTTATAAAGAAAATATCAAACACCGTAACGGTAAATGACAGCTATGCGGAAAATTCGGGTAGCGGAGAGTATTCGGAGGGTGAAACGGTAACGATTAAGGCCGGCGAACGCAGCGGATATAAATTCAGCGGTTGGACGACTGACGACGGTGTACAGTTTGCGGACAGCAAGTCGGCAGAAACAACATTTACAATGCCGAGTAAAGCCGTAACCATAACCGCTAACTGGACGAAATCAAGTGGCGGTAGCGGAGACGGAGGCGGTAATGTGCGTTATACCGTTTCATTTGAAACAAACGGCGGTAATGATATTGCAAGCAAAACCGTTACAAAAAACAGTGTTATAAAAGAGCCGGAATTACCGATAAAAGACGGATTTGACTTTGAGGGATGGTATACCGATAAAGAACTCAAAACAAAATATGATTTTACTGAAAAGGTAACAAAGAACTTCACGCTATATGCGAAATGGACTGAAAAGGATAACGGTGAATGGAAAAATCCGTTTACCGATGTTAAGGAAAATGACTGGTTTTACGATTCGGTGAAATATGCGTATGAAAATGACTTGATGAAGGGCATATCAAACACAGAATTTGCACCTGACAGCGAAGTTACCAGAGCGATGTTTGTAACGGTTATCTATCGTATGGAAAATGAGCCACAGACGGAAAAATGTGCTTTTACTGATGTTGAAAGCGGCAGCTATTACGAAAATGCAGTTGCTTGGGCGAATGAAAACGGTATTGTTTCGGGTATTTCTGAAGAGTGTTTTGCTCCGAACGAGCCAATTACCCGTGAACAGATGGCGGCGATTATCTATCGCTATGCAGCGTTTAAAGGATATGACATAACTACAAGTAGCAACACATCTTATACGGATAACGATGATATTTCGGATTATGCAAAGGATGCTGTAATATGGGCGGCTGAAAAGTCCGTTATGACAGGTAATACAGACGGTAGCTTTGCACCGAAAGCAAACACGACAAGAGCACAGGTTGCTTCGGTATTTATGCGTATGGTTGAAAACTTAAAATAA
- a CDS encoding helix-turn-helix transcriptional regulator has protein sequence MNKTIRYSSFENKFEVIYRNEIPTIQMPPHTHNAIELYISLTPLSNILLGDNVMPLKENSLLIIPSYCIHQFTQLPDCEYKRYIITISTEWLENFIAGNKRYSYFTDTKKPIVITLDDKQKALLLNRMQDFIACKNNDTFSEISIFFDILKIIDGLIYTHAENDEVEKRVTGTQQTVNQIIKYINAHLVENIHLTDIAEKFYLTPNHISRIFKKHTNTQISNYIILQRMTKAKQLFREGFTVAEAQIATGYSSYEHFFRTFKKNVGMTPKEYINAYYNHES, from the coding sequence ATGAATAAAACTATCCGATATTCTTCGTTTGAAAATAAATTTGAGGTGATATACAGGAATGAAATTCCTACAATTCAAATGCCACCACATACGCATAATGCGATTGAATTGTATATAAGTTTGACACCACTGTCAAATATACTGCTCGGTGATAATGTAATGCCGCTCAAAGAAAATTCGCTGCTTATAATACCGTCATATTGTATTCATCAGTTTACACAACTTCCTGACTGTGAGTATAAGCGATATATTATAACTATCAGTACGGAATGGCTTGAAAATTTTATAGCGGGCAATAAAAGATACAGCTATTTTACTGATACAAAAAAACCTATCGTTATTACTCTTGATGATAAACAAAAAGCATTATTGCTTAATCGTATGCAGGATTTTATCGCCTGTAAAAACAACGATACCTTTTCTGAAATATCAATATTTTTTGATATTCTGAAAATTATAGACGGATTGATTTATACTCACGCTGAAAATGACGAGGTGGAAAAGAGAGTTACAGGAACGCAGCAAACGGTCAATCAGATTATCAAGTATATAAACGCGCACCTTGTTGAGAATATTCATCTTACGGATATTGCAGAAAAGTTTTATTTAACACCTAATCATATATCACGAATTTTCAAAAAGCATACGAATACGCAAATAAGCAATTATATTATTTTACAGAGAATGACAAAGGCAAAACAACTTTTTCGTGAGGGATTTACAGTTGCGGAAGCGCAGATAGCAACAGGATATTCAAGCTATGAACATTTTTTCCGTACTTTCAAAAAGAATGTCGGTATGACACCAAAGGAATATATAAACGCTTATTATAATCACGAATCATAA